The Nocardia arthritidis genome has a window encoding:
- a CDS encoding rhomboid-like protein, protein MVAPVSTRLRTPWTQTIDLGAELQAAQEWLRRPALWRRVLPAIRTHLSAAPASTAYAFTLFVTWWTLRGLGDAIERRLIFSASTNLYNMRHNPIQVLVASAFWTDGGFPWTTIISFLIVMAAAERWLGTSRWILLFATGHVGATLLTVTGIARAIELNLIPHKISYASDVGTSYGFTAVLAALAFRFTGLVRLAWAGTLFVVLVVSAWRAPNFTNYGHLSAAAIGFLAALLAVTFWHWIDRAAARRREARQSRDGASAATGEISADDFDQNSVGAVRGGIGRNGSG, encoded by the coding sequence GTGGTTGCCCCCGTTTCGACACGGCTTCGGACTCCCTGGACCCAGACCATCGATCTGGGTGCGGAGCTGCAGGCCGCGCAGGAATGGCTGCGCCGTCCGGCCCTGTGGCGCCGGGTGCTGCCGGCGATACGCACGCACCTTTCGGCCGCGCCGGCCAGCACCGCGTACGCGTTCACGCTGTTCGTCACCTGGTGGACGCTGCGCGGACTCGGCGACGCCATCGAACGCAGGCTGATCTTCTCCGCGTCCACCAACCTCTACAACATGCGGCACAACCCGATTCAGGTGCTGGTGGCCTCGGCCTTCTGGACCGACGGCGGGTTCCCGTGGACCACCATCATCAGCTTTCTCATCGTGATGGCCGCCGCCGAACGCTGGCTCGGCACCAGCCGCTGGATCCTGCTGTTCGCCACCGGGCACGTCGGCGCGACGCTGCTCACCGTCACCGGCATCGCACGGGCCATCGAGCTGAACCTGATCCCGCACAAAATCAGCTACGCCTCCGATGTCGGCACCAGCTACGGGTTCACCGCGGTGCTCGCCGCGCTCGCCTTCCGCTTCACCGGGCTGGTCCGGCTGGCCTGGGCGGGCACCCTGTTCGTCGTGCTCGTCGTCTCCGCCTGGCGCGCACCGAATTTCACCAACTACGGCCACCTGAGCGCCGCGGCGATCGGATTCCTCGCCGCGCTGCTGGCGGTGACGTTCTGGCACTGGATCGATCGGGCGGCGGCGCGGCGCCGGGAGGCCAGGCAGTCACGCGACGGCGCATCGGCCGCGACCGGCGAGATATCGGCGGACGACTTCGATCAGAACAGCGTCGGTGCGGTGCGGGGCGGCATCGGGAGGAACGGATCCGGCTGA